The following are encoded in a window of Blastocatellia bacterium genomic DNA:
- a CDS encoding uracil-DNA glycosylase encodes MAKSKRANRLEELAAQIRVCVKCPLHASRTNAVPGDGRPTAKLMIIGEAPGKEEDLSGHPFVGASGKFLNSVLEGTGIERGDFFVTNTVKCRPPKNRTPKKLEVDTCTSNYLFEQIELINPKLIMLLGGVAAKKLLGVKSVNEARGRVIEHEGRRFIVGYHPAVRFYREELAEKVREDFALLKREIQKLQGE; translated from the coding sequence ATGGCGAAATCAAAGCGCGCAAATCGTCTCGAAGAACTGGCGGCGCAGATTCGCGTCTGCGTCAAGTGCCCGCTGCACGCCTCGCGAACGAATGCCGTGCCGGGCGATGGCCGCCCGACAGCGAAGCTGATGATTATCGGCGAAGCGCCTGGCAAAGAAGAGGACTTGTCGGGCCATCCGTTCGTCGGCGCGTCGGGCAAATTTCTCAACTCGGTGCTGGAGGGCACAGGCATCGAGCGCGGAGATTTCTTCGTCACCAACACGGTCAAGTGCCGCCCCCCGAAGAACCGAACGCCGAAGAAGCTCGAAGTCGACACCTGCACGTCGAATTATCTTTTCGAGCAGATCGAGCTGATCAATCCGAAACTAATTATGCTGCTGGGCGGCGTGGCCGCCAAGAAGCTGCTTGGCGTCAAGAGTGTCAACGAAGCGCGCGGGCGCGTGATCGAACATGAGGGCCGCCGCTTCATCGTCGGCTATCACCCGGCGGTGCGGTTTTATAGAGAAGAGCTGGCCGAGAAAGTCCGCGAAGACTTTGCCTTGCTCAAGCGCGAGATTCAAAAACTGCAAGGTGAATAG